In Dysidea avara chromosome 6, odDysAvar1.4, whole genome shotgun sequence, the genomic stretch CTTCAGACAGTAGCTAGCTGTGCGATATATACATCCTCACTTAATTTTTACCTTGTAAATGAAATTCCACCTTAGATTCAAACGTTTACAATTTCAGAATGTAGCTACCAACGGAAACTCTAAACTGTTCTATATGGAATGTACATTATTACAAATCCTcaaaaaatttgaaaatgtTCTGCACTCTATTAGATAGAAAAGAAATAAATtctcagtggcggatacaggggggttgcaatggtttcagctgaaacccctctgaaaatagcgtgcgccccaaatttattgacgagtcGTCGTGTAGgtgattgtattgtattgtattaatgctttacagtgaccagcgaTAAAATCGCCACGAGTTATAtacaggttgtgaccttttttttgtttttggtcttcgacttacatcTAGGCTGAATTTGAGTgaaatctgaaaccccctctgaaaatttctagatccaccactgattcTAATGTCTgtgtattaacatcattgcagctggccaccacttttgatttcacaacttttcacctaagctttttaaggctgcacctttttcacATCTTGGCTACATGTTTTAATTTGTGTATATGTAGCTTCCACATAAGTTAAATAGATTCCACATCTACCAGTGTTTTCCTTTATGAAGAGCACTAAATAGCTACAGCATACATAACATGAGGTGTCATTTTATTATAACAAAAAATCATGATTGCAATTGTAAGATTATTTTAAAATCAATGCAAAATCTCATGATAAATACAGAAAGCTGTAATTATTGTAACTTATGCAATTAATAGTAAATTTTACAGAATTTACAGACAATTAGTTCCATAGTCAGTTTTGATCTCAAGCTCTTAACACTGAAATAATAAGTCTAAATGTAGCGTTTTTAGACAATAGTAACTGACTAATTCCTGCTATATCAATATCTAACTTGAATTCAGGGGATCGACACCGACCATTTTTCTCAACTGTAAACACGTTGGTTTCACTTTTATCATTGCTCTTAATGACACCCTGTACTACTGTGAACTCTACCATCGTATcttcttggctgtcaccttttGCCATTAACTGATAATACAAACTACAAGGTCCAGTTTCTCCACCATCTCTAATGCTTATCATTAGCTGACAGCTAAGAGGGAAAACTTTAAAATCGTTGCTCCGATACATTCCAGGTTCAACATGGGAAACAAGAACATCTGCAAAGAAAAACAGGTTTGTACAATACAATGTGTGATAATATCACCTCCGTACATACTGCATGCtaagtacatgtatatgtcAAGAAAGATATCAAGACAGATCTAGCAAACGTTTCGCTAATTAGTAGCATTATAAAGGAACAAacacaataaaataattatacatagttGCTTGTTATCACCGTCTGTCTAGTGCAAAAAAAAATGCATAGGGCTACATATATACTATTCcatttttcacttttttaaAAACTTACCCATCACTTGGGTGGCATCTTCACGAATAAACCTCATTAGGCTGTTGTTACTTTTAGCTGCTAATCTTGTTTGTACACAAGTAATCATTTCATCTAGTGGTTTGGTGAGAAATTCACAACTAGCTTCGTGTTGTTGTAGTGAGTTCCGTATGCCTTGCCATTCACAGCCAAGAATGTGATATTTACACAGGCAAGCcctaaatacaaaaataatgtaATACTCATTATGAAAAGATGCTATATGTGTAATTATAAGTGTTTCTACATAAATAACCTCTTAAAAATACATTTTAGTTTGACAGATATAAATTAACATTACAGTAGTATCATACGTCTCACTACACTGGTTTGCTTGGTGCTCTGCCAGTTCACTCCTTTTGACCTCTAAACTACATGTTGGACATTGTGACAAAAGTTCAGCCAGTGCTGATTGGGCCACCAGGCTTCTCACACAGCTATTCCCAATGGTAACCCTACAAACTGGACACACTACTGTCCGTTCCTGTAGAATGGCATCTGCTAACAGCTTGGTGTGACAGAATATGCACATCAGATGTCCATTATTACACTAAAGTGAGATGAAAAGTAGTAGGTTGTAAATATAACAAGTAATTCATACAATAAAGCTCGTGATGTCTAATTCAGTTTACAAAATAAGCAACTTAAGGAGTTATTAAATTCTAATCAATCACCAATAACTTACTACTGAAATTTTGCTCATATCACAGTATTAAATTTTTATCTTATAGCCACGAGCATAAATCAGGTACACATTTGATTCTAACTGATATAAGAAAAAAATTCTTATCATTTTCACCTGCATGACTGAAGATGGTGGAAGGTCACGGCACACCACACAGCACAGCATGTTGTTTAGTTGAGTCACCAGGGAAGAGTTTTGTAGCTTTTGTTTCTTTGCAATTGGAGCTACAGCTCCCTCAGAAGTTCTTGAATTCTTTTTTTGCTGACTTTCTTCCATCATCTGTTCTGATGCTTCTTTACAAAAGTGTTGTGTATCACTGAATTTATAAATGCCACACTGCTGACATTTCACATGTCAGCAAAAACAAGAATGTTCATGCCTCAATAACATTCAAGTTACTATAGGTCTTGAATATTTAACACCATTCAGTGATATTAATGTGTCAGCATTCTGGCTTGAATCAACAGGCCAACCATACTGTGGGCCAGGGTTGGTGTTACATGTACTAGTACCAGAACTCAAGACAAGTATCACTTATATAATATAGCATATTATGCTGAGGATCTACAAGATGACAATGTGCTAGTTCTATACACATTGAGCTGATCCCTAAAAAACATTAAACAATTCATGGATGGGATTACCAAAGTTCTTGAactttggctcatttgtagtttGATTtgctaaaatatttcaaaattatttattcaaatgtctgacacttTATCTACAACCAATCAAATCACTGCTATATGTGCTGGTATACAAAAGATATAGGTAAGATGCTTCACATCCCACCTAGCTTATCTTAGCAACTGGTCTAATTTGTTTACCTTAGTAACCAAATGAACTTCCCTGGGACAAAGGATTTAGAGAATGTGCTGTGTTGAAAATACCTCAATTTGATAGATGCATGGTGCTGACCATGCTGATAACCAGCCTAGCTACTTAACATAGTCACTATAATGGGCGTCtagattcagtggaatggaatggtggaatggaatagtacttag encodes the following:
- the LOC136258031 gene encoding zinc finger TRAF-type-containing protein 1-like is translated as MMEESQQKKNSRTSEGAVAPIAKKQKLQNSSLVTQLNNMLCCVVCRDLPPSSVMQCNNGHLMCIFCHTKLLADAILQERTVVCPVCRVTIGNSCVRSLVAQSALAELLSQCPTCSLEVKRSELAEHQANQCSETACLCKYHILGCEWQGIRNSLQQHEASCEFLTKPLDEMITCVQTRLAAKSNNSLMRFIREDATQVMDVLVSHVEPGMYRSNDFKVFPLSCQLMISIRDGGETGPCSLYYQLMAKGDSQEDTMVEFTVVQGVIKSNDKSETNVFTVEKNGRCRSPEFKLDIDIAGISQLLLSKNATFRLIISVLRA